The following DNA comes from Pomacea canaliculata isolate SZHN2017 linkage group LG10, ASM307304v1, whole genome shotgun sequence.
TCATGGTTTTACCAGCACTGACCTCACACATAGCTGTGGGGCCTAAATGGAGATTTGAACAGGTGAGggaatcatttttaattttttgagaTCTGTGTTTCTCCTTGAGTTTTCATGTTCGAGACATTAATAAGTGATTtgaaaggagtcttttgagCATGATATGCATCACCATttgggtaggtctttaagcTTGAGTTTTTAAGGAatgatctaaaaaaaaaaatacaaattacttCAGTAACTGCTTGATGTGAAAATCAAACTTTAGTTGCTTTGTTactacattttaattaatacatGTGCTAATTAATGTACTGGTCAAGTAAAAAGTGCATAAATATAAGTGTTTTCTGCTGTATATAgctctttttgttgttgttgttgttgttgttgttgttgttgttggtttgtgaTGAACTAATCAGTCTTGGAAAGAGATATAACATCTTAGTTTGGATCTCATAAATAGTTTTTTCACTTCTTTAGTGTATTGTTTATTAGCGGTTTTCACTTCACTGACCGACATCTTCAGTGTATTGTGGTCTTTTTatcacattaaaatatttttttgaaacctGATTGGGTATTAACAGGGATAGTtgttgagtttgtgtgtgtgtgtgtttggtggcTATGAAGGATgtgacttttaaaatataagatatggagtaaacagataaacagaaggagagaaaaagtgatATGAAAAGTCCATCACATTGTTGTTAGATTTCTAGAAGAATAATCCAGTAAGCGTCCACCATATTAACAGAGAAGTCACGCAAGGCTGAACTTTTACCTTAGGGTAAGAAAGATCATTTGGGGAGGAAGGTGAAGCTACCTTAGGACTGACAAGTACCTTCACCTCTCTTTCTTGGTTTGAACCATTTATCCATGCTGGACTGGGGAAGTTTGGAATTTAAagtgtcttctttttttgtcttcaggaTAACTACCATGGCTGCCATAAACAATTTTGAAGAATCTGGTCAAGATGATGATCTGCCAGCTTCAATCAGTTGCCAAGAAACACCCAGAAAGCAGTCTCTTAGATCGCTTATTTACTGTAATCGTCATAGTCTGGGCACACCAGCAGTCTTACCTGGAAAAAGCAAGGTCAGTATTATTGCTATGTAAGAACGTGGCAGGAGTTTACTTTCTATAATTCATGTCATTAAGGACCATTATGTTAAGGTAAAATATTATCCTTCAGAGGAAGgagtttgtacatgtgtgtgtgtgacagaaaagTAATTTTGCACTTTCAGTGCAAATACAATTTTTGTGAATCCATTTACATTTCTCATGTTTTCCTGCATGAAAAAGGTTGGTGCATGAAGTGCTGACTTTTGCCAATTATACTTGTGATAGAAAACTCTGCACCCACGTCCTGCAACATCAGGCTGTAAGAAGCTCAATATTGTTCATCACGTAAGTAGGCGGGTACAGTCAGCATCACCCTCAACATCCTGCAAAAGGCACATTCAGACATCAAAATGTGCTTTTTTGCACATCACATCAGCAGAAATGAAGGTTGCAACTACAGTCCCTGATGAAAAGATTTATACTAAGGTGaatatctttacttttttaaaaatgtttgctgacaGTGCAGTTCCTATTTTCAGTTGTAAGCAAAATTTTTATGTCTTGCTGTTTAACAACATTGGGCTAAACAGCTTTGTCAATTGGACTTTCTTTGTGGTCAAATATGTTACAGACAAATTTTGTATGAGatcattacaaaaaattaatttgccgTGGTCACATAGATAAAACCATACATGGATGGTattaagcaagaaaaaaagggggtAGGGGAGAAGGAAAGTAGTCTAGCTTAGGATCTGCACAGTGCAGTAGGCTGTGGAACATCATCTTTACCTTATAACACAAACTCCTCCTAGTAAATCCAATCTCAGAACCTTATCATTCTTCTTCTCATAAAGTTCAGACCTCTAATCTGTGTTATTGAAAAGGCCAGCATGCAGGGCTGCCAAGAGCCAGCATGGGCCCCAGGACAGACAACCTCTCTGGgtcccttgtaattgtaatcataaaatattttcccagtatataataatatgcttacaattcgattgtcaaaatctacatttattttagtaacataACATAGACTGCAAAGATTAGGACAAGTGCATTAGGATCTACTTCATTGAGCATAGTGTTGTTTACACATGAGTGGTTAGTATATGAGGAAAAAATGACGGTAAAGGATCAAAGTTGTAGTATCCTGCTCCAGAAAAATTCTCCAGAGTGAgtcaacttttctttaaaaggaaagaagaaagaaaaactcttcTGACCAAGGCCGGCCCCACTCCACAGCCGCAGGCCCGGGTACACTATATAGTGTACACTGTATGTCCCCATCTCTCGTCAGGCTGCCAGCATGTAGTGCATTCTGTGTAGTCTCTTAATGCCATAATTATAATGCCTATATAAAAATGCCAGATAAGATGAACCTGATATATTTCTGTAATATAATGATCGTTTCCTTATGTGTTGCTTATAAGCTAATATGTATAGGAGAGgcaggagtgaaaaaaaaaattaatgagaaaAGAACTACCTCTTTAGTCTAACTGTCTTGAATTCTTCCATGACCTACACAAAGAGAATGAATGGCTGtgtaaaatacatgaaaaatcctagttttttaatgttaaaagaaCATTATAGGTTATACAGTGGAATAACTTTATGAATCTTTCAACAGCTGTTTGAGAAGACAGAGGAAAATGGGACATTAATAACTGCAGAGGGTCTTGGTGATATAAATAGCATTCCAAAGACAACCTCAGTTGTTGCCTCTGTGGACTTAAGAAGCCTGGAAGGACAATTAGCTGATGAATATGTGAGTAGCATTTATTCATATGCATCTCATGCTTTTAAGTAGAGAAAAAAGTATCTTGTAAAGAAATCTTATGCTGCTGTACCTTTCTTTAACTTAGcgatttgtttccttttctaattatttgtctttctgGCTGATATGGCTAGCGTTTTAAAGAATAGTATATGTAATCATTGCTTAATTCATTATTGACTATTACCACATAGACCTTTAGTGTTTTGGGGGGCATTTCAGAAGCTATGTATTTTGAAGTATGTAAAACATGACATTAATaagcttgtgttttgtgtgtgtgtgtgtgtccccaTTTTTCTAGATATATTTCCAGGATAAATTAACTTTAGGTTTTCGTAACTTTAATTAATCACTTAATATCTTTTTTCTCATACTTCACGCTACCTTAGTGTATTACTTCTAAAAATATTAGTTtcacttttaatttaaattatcagTATTACGAGAACCAAAAAAATGCAGTCTGTAACTGAAGTACTTCCTTTGCTACCATATGTTATAGTGGTTGCACAGGACATGCAACGGTTAGTTACCTCAGTGAATCCCGCCAGAGGTCATAGTTAAGAAGTGAGAATAAGTCATTGCCCTGGGGAAACTCAAAGACAAGACTGGATCCATAGATATAAAGGTGGTGCATTAttgtaactacaaaaacaagacGATTTTCCGTTAATTCCCGATTTCGTCCATGCGAAACGACTAATTACTCTGCCTTCATAACTAGCTCTATCAAATTTAAAACTCTATTTTCATTGCTGCCTACCATAGGCAATTTCTTTCAGTTCGGACTTAACACTTAGGTCGTGCTGTCCCAGACCACTTAGTGTGTTAGTTCTTTATGTTTGGCTTGCCCTGACGCATTCCTGGATGTAGTGCCATGTATGAGAATGTTAATATATCTTGGGATTTATCATTGTTAGATCTTTTGGCAAGGTACTGCACGGATCATGccttatgtgtttgttttttttttaaaattgtggcTTCAAAGGTTGTAGGTAGCATGTCAAATATCAGTGCACAGGTATTAGTATTTTCTTATATTACCGACACATCCATTCACAAAAcatgcacacgcatgcacgcatacacTCATAAGTGAGTGTGCTTTCTTCCACGTATACTTGTGAAAGACCAGTAGCCCCAGTtcactgtgcacacacacacattctttctctctcgcacactcacacacacgcgcgcgcacgcacacacaggcagGCACTGATGTAGATGGGTACTCGCATAGAGAGAGCGGTGGTCCACATGCATCTCTCAGTGGGCGGTGGGGAGGGAGGATGAGTGGGTGTCAGAGAGAGGAGGTGACGTGAAAGAGACTTGCTCACAACAGAACCATGCATTTTAAGCATATTGTagctttaacattttttggGCTTGCTAATCAAGCTACCCAAAGGCTCTTGTAATCCAGGGACAATAGACGGCAGTCAGTCGATAACTGTGGACCTGGAAAAATGTGGAGAAGTGTTCAGAGAGGACCGAACGTCGTCGGCATGGACGTCGAGATTTACGTCCTTGGTCACAGGCGGCATTACTCGATCGCCGCCAGACAATGACGATAATGTATCAAGATTATATCAGAGTTAGGCTGGAGAAGGGGTGGAGTAAGACGGGGGTAGGAGCTGGCGTAAAGGTCGGGTGGAATTGATTGAGCGAGCTCAGCATTATGCCACTAGCATTTTGATAGAGTGGCGGCCACAGCTCAGTAAAAACAACCGTCATACAGGCAGGCAAGCAGACAGGATAACTTACCGACAAACGGACGGacgaacagacagacaagaaacagGATAACTTGccaacagacaagaaaaaaagagtacCCTTCAGACAGAATAAGCTGTCGACATACAGACAAGAAAATAAGGTTACCTTCtgataaacaagaaaacttggTAACCATCAGACAGGGTAATCAGTCGACAAACAGATTAAAGGGGTAaccagcagacagacagacgacagaTAGGGTGTTCTGGATTGAACACGCATACAAGAAATCGCGTTAGTCAGcatacaggcagacagacagtcaaACAGCCTAGATAACCAGCAGTCCCACACAGAAGATGGGAGAGGAGGGGATTGTGCGAATAATATAAGAGAAATATACAGATAAACACTTTTAATACGTCATCGCAGTTTATGTATACGTGTAGTTGGAATGAAAACTATCATTTCTCAGTATTATGTATCTCTCTTGAAACATTTCTGCATCGGACTATGCCACCACTTAATATTTTGCACGTCCTATCCAACAGTCGCATTATGAAAtctgtttacatatttttgtcatgttttaaaagaaaaagtaaagatttcCTTTTTACAGATTTCATGCTCCTTCgagttaaaataaaatcactctTGTTTCAACTGCGCGAGAATTATCGCTCCTTCTTTACGCCGACGTCGTGACAGGATGGTCGTTCTGTCCTTGACCGCATCCACTGGCGGCGTCACGACATCCTCCTCCTGCTGCAGGCTCTCCTCGACGATGCAGCCGTCGCTGTAGTACAGCGCCAGGTGGCCGCTATCGTCCACGAGGTCCGTGCGGCAGCCTGCGCGGACGAGCATGTCGGCGACGTCGGCGTGGCCGTTGTAGCAGGCGTGGTGCAGTGGTGTCATCTGACGGAAGTCGGTGCCGTTCATATCGGCCCCACCCTTCAGCAAAGCAGCCACGACGTCGGCGTGACCCAGGCGGGATGCCGCGTGCAGGGCCGTCATGCCTGCCAGGTCGCGGAGACCCAGGTTGGCGCCCGCGGACACCAACAAGGGCACGATGAGAGCGTGGCCGTTCTCCGCGGCAGGTGCAGGGCCGTCTTGTTGCTCATTGAAAGCATGTTGGGGTTGGTCGTGTGGGGCAGCAGCAAGGCCATGACGTCCGCTGCCCCGGAAGCCGCTGTGATATGCAGCGGCGACTTGCGGAACGCCGTCATCAGGTTGGCGTCAGCACCTAGGTCCAGCAGCAGGGTCACCATCTTGCAGCGAATGGCTGATATGCTGCTGGCCTCCGACGCCCGGCTGCGTTGAGGGCTTTCACTGCCGTTGATGCAGAGGCCGGTCGGTTTGCGGCGCTGCGGGGCTGTGCGGGGTCTGCTGGCGGCAAGAAAGCTACCTTGCTGGCTGGTGCCGTCATTGCGGACAGGTGTCTGCGAGGATTTTGGGTGGCGGAAGGCGGTGCCGGTCTTGAGGTAGTAGGGCCCGCCGCTTGTTGTGGGACTCATCCTGAACCCCGAGCTTTGAGAAGACGCAGCTGCATCGGACGCTGCGGACATTGGCTTGTCTGCCTCACACTCCTGAAAGTTCACGCTGGCAATAGGTGAGTCCTTATTACTGTGCTTTGACGGTGATTTTGAGGTGTACCTGCCGTATCCAGCTGACGCTTCACCGTTCTCGCTGGAAGTGTTTAGAACACTCAGGGATGTGGACACTCTGCCTCTGGCCCCCTTCTTGTTGCTGTCCttgctgttactgttgttgGTAGTGGAGGCGCTCCCCAGGGTGGTGAGTGCGCATGCCAGATGAAGGGGAGTGCGTCCCATGCTGCGCTCCTTGCTGTTGAGATTTGCCGTATTGCGGGCCAGGATGGCGCGTACGACCTCCAGCTGACCAAGGGCCACGGCTAGGTGAAGGCTGGACATACCGTCTCGGTCGCGCAGGGCCACGTCAGTTCGCGGGGCGGCTGCCAGCTGGCGGGCCAGGtccgtgttgttgttgttgatggccAACATTAGCGGCGTATGGCCTGCAAGGCAGCCAAAGAGTCAGTAACGCGTTACCATGGAATAAAACGATTTTGATCGACTGATTATTCTGCATCAGACACCAGGTGATGCTCCCACTCTTTTGatacagacgcacacacacacactctgccCACGGTAATAAAGAATTACTGCACCGAGTGTCCCTCCCTGCCATACGGGTAGGGGAGGGAAAAGAACCTGTTAAAATATCTGCTTAAGCGATCGTGCGCATTCTATTTAACTTGAAATAATTACTCTAAAATGGCATTGCTTAAATTGTTAGTGTAAGAGGTCAGTCTTTTTAGTAAATAGTTCTCCCCAGAGAACTACCAGCCCACCTGTTTGATCCAGAGCGTTAACGTCGCAAGACTCGCGCTGCAGGAGCAGAGCCGCGATGGCGCCGCGTCCGTACACAGCGGCCATGTGCAGCGCTGTACGGCGTTGCTTGTCGCGGGCGTTGACCTCCGCCCCGTTCTCCAGCAGCAGCTGCACGGCGGCCGGCCGGTCGCGCATGACCAGCTTGTGCAGCAGGGTGATACCCTTGCGGCGCGACACCACCTCGGCCACGTCGGCACCATGGTCGATGAGGACCTGGGCGGCCGGCAGGGCGTGGTACTGCAGGGCCGTGTGGATGGGTGTGGCTCCTTGCGCGTCTCTCGTATTGACGTCCACGCCGCGTGCCAGCACGGCCTTCAGGGAGTCTAGCTTCTGACGCTGCACCAGCAGGTGCACGACGGTGTGACCGCTGCCAGTGATGGTGGTGCACAGGTTGTAGAGGTCGTCGTCGGACTGGCAGGAGAGGGCCTTGCTGACGTCGGTGCCCGAAGTGCAACAGCACAGGCTGTTTCCGAGCGTGGCTGCAGAGTCCTCGGTCATTTCCTTTTTAactgcaaatgtgtgtgtgtgtgcactgcGAGTCGAGATTCTGTGAAGTCCCTGGGTGACCGCACAGTGACGCCACAAACCTCGGTTTCTTGTCAGGAAGTTTCGGACAGGAGTCCGATTTTCTGTGGGACACTCCCACTTTTTACTGGTCCTCAAGCAATGCCCCAAGCACACATTCGCCGTGAAACAGAATGTCTGTGATGTCCAGAAGAAACGAAGTGACGTCAACAGTAACTGGAAAAGCCTGAGACCACGTCGGGTTAGAGGCCAAGGTTGATCTCAATCATCTCCTAGCGTGAGAATCCTAGTGCCAACTGGAACGGAGACATGATAGTTACCGCATACACTGGGTGAGGTCGCTTGACCAGTACAACGTTTAGTttgtaaaaaaaggaaaagaaaaaaaatggttgaaagTTCAGTTTTGTAATGCTAGATATATCCGTCGCCTCAAACTTTTCAATATTCATAACAAATTACCATCACAAGATGGTGTAACCAGACGCACGCGTTTGCCAGTGCATCCACGTGTGTGTAGGGTGCGTGGAAACAGCGAGCGTCTTTACTGACATCGATACTTACAATCTTTGTCGACTTACTTAACTGACACGTTTTTCAGTCAGGAATAATCCACTGCTCAAGCGTGACTGACCAGCGCTGACTAGGTAGAATGGAAAACATTTTGCTGAAGCTCTTCTTTGTTCCCTGGTGCATTTATTGGTGCGCTTCATAACCTGTTTGGTCTATCATTATCGCACTGGAATAAACATGGAGTGCACGGTCACTAAAAGGTTAAATAGTGAAGTTGTCTACCTCCTGTTTCTCTCTCGCCCAATGACGCAGAAGGGATCGTTCAGCGAGTGGATTCACGACAACATAATTATCAAAAGGAGCCGATACGAAAGACGTACTTGTTTAGGTTTCGGTGGTCAGAGGCCACCGACAATAAATATGTCTATGAAATCCAGATAACAGAGCCTTCACCTAATGGGAAAAATCGCAATGACACGGAAGTCTTACCGAAAAGAAAAGTGGGTCCGGTCGTGATAGGCTCACCTGGTGTCCAGGAGCCATGGGAGATAGTCGCTCAGGTGTTCCGTCTCTAGGGAGGAGTCGGCGAAAGGCGTTTTCATGTTGCCTGCCGCGTGCGTACTGACGGCGAGAGAAGGCGAGAGGGTGGCCGGGGCTCTTGTACCCCGTGGCGTGACGGCGCTGTCACTGCTAGCACGACACCTAACGGGTAGCGACGTCGCCTCGGGTGGAGAGTGCGCCAGCGTTACGGGTATTCATACAAACATCCACATGCTCTCGCTCGCGCTTCATACAACCACTCACCcacgcgcgcactcacacacacacacacgagcgcgaAATAACACGAGAGCAGTTTTATACAATCGCACATGCGCGATTCTTTCTCCCTTTGCTGTTCGACTCTCACCCACAGGCATTCACATGCTCATACACATGCGcaacacacacgtacgcactcCCATAAAAACGTACGTACGGCATGCTCTTTAACGGTGATTGTTATGAACGAAGAAACGGACTTGTTGTACACAACGCTTGTGAGGTTCAATGGTAGCACGACTTTACAAGTCATTTTATACCGTGTTCTTCGCGGGATAGGCAACAATAACCGTAAACAGAGAGAAACATCTCCAGATTCCAAGCCTAGAAAATTTCAGTAGcttttaaagcattttaaaaccTCGTATCAACTGCTACTTCTGTTTTTGCCTTTCACCTGTGACAAATCATTTTGCTTTTGCCCTACACGTAGAAAGTATGGAACAGACGGTCGAGTTGTTCCTCCATCTGCATAAACAACGTGGGAGTGAAGGGGGAGAGGCACTGGCACCacgggggggtggggggagtgcTTTGAGCAATCTCTGTTTAACCGTGTGGCTGGCGGTGTCTGTCGTGAATAGCAGAATCCTCAAAGACCGCCGctcctgtctgtctgtaaaGCTGCCTTTTGTGCTCAGAGCGCCGGCACTTTTACTTACTGTGCTGTCCGCGAAGGGTGTTTGCATAACGGGGTGGGTGGGAATAAAAGGTCTGGTAAGACGCGGTC
Coding sequences within:
- the LOC112573415 gene encoding serine/threonine-protein phosphatase 6 regulatory ankyrin repeat subunit A-like, whose protein sequence is MTEDSAATLGNSLCCCTSGTDVSKALSCQSDDDLYNLCTTITGSGHTVVHLLVQRQKLDSLKAVLARGVDVNTRDAQGATPIHTALQYHALPAAQVLIDHGADVAEVVSRRKGITLLHKLVMRDRPAAVQLLLENGAEVNARDKQRRTALHMAAVYGRGAIAALLLQRESCDVNALDQTGHTPLMLAINNNNTDLARQLAAAPRTDVALRDRDGMSSLHLAVALGQLEVVRAILARNTANLNSKERSMGRTPLHLACALTTLGSASTTNNSNSKDSNKKGARGRVSTSLSVLNTSSENGEASAGYGRYTSKSPSKHSNKDSPIASVNFQECEADKPMSAASDAAASSQSSGFRMSPTTSGGPYYLKTGTAFRHPKSSQTPVRNDGTSQQGSFLAASRPRTAPQRRKPTGLCINGSESPQRSRASEASSISAIRCKMVTLLLDLGADANLMTAFRKSPLHITAASGAADVMALLLPHTTNPNMLSMSNKTALHLPRRTATLSSCPCWCPRAPTWVSATWQA